Proteins from one Thermobifida alba genomic window:
- a CDS encoding ATP-dependent Clp protease proteolytic subunit, whose product MSEYNPSSYYRYGGGMAPAAPQSRYVLPSYVERTTYGVKEMNPYNKLFEERIIFVGVQIDDTSANDIIAQMMTLEHIDSDRDITLYINSPGGSFTSLMAIYDTMQFVRPDIQTVCVGQAASAAAVLLAGGTKGKRTALPNSRILIHQPATEGTHGQASDVEIMANEIMRIRNQLETTLARHTGRSVEEISRDIERDKILTAEEAKEYGIVDDVLPYRKASAK is encoded by the coding sequence ATGAGCGAGTACAACCCCAGCTCCTACTACCGCTACGGCGGTGGGATGGCGCCGGCGGCTCCGCAGAGCCGCTACGTCCTCCCGTCCTACGTCGAGCGCACGACGTACGGCGTCAAGGAGATGAACCCCTACAACAAGCTCTTCGAGGAGCGGATCATCTTCGTGGGGGTGCAGATCGACGACACGTCGGCCAACGACATCATCGCCCAGATGATGACGCTGGAGCACATCGACAGCGACCGCGACATCACCCTGTACATCAACTCGCCGGGTGGGTCCTTCACCTCGCTGATGGCGATCTACGACACGATGCAGTTCGTGCGCCCCGACATCCAGACCGTCTGCGTCGGGCAGGCCGCCTCCGCGGCCGCCGTCCTGCTCGCGGGCGGCACCAAGGGCAAGCGCACCGCGCTGCCCAACTCGCGGATCCTGATCCACCAGCCGGCCACCGAGGGGACGCACGGCCAGGCCAGTGACGTCGAGATCATGGCCAACGAGATCATGCGCATCCGCAACCAGCTGGAGACCACCCTCGCGCGGCACACCGGCCGCAGCGTCGAGGAGATCTCCCGCGACATCGAACGGGACAAGATCCTCACCGCGGAGGAGGCCAAGGAGTACGGCATCGTCGACGACGTGCTCCCCTACCGGAAGGCGTCGGCCAAGTAG